From one Callithrix jacchus isolate 240 chromosome 2, calJac240_pri, whole genome shotgun sequence genomic stretch:
- the LTC4S gene encoding leukotriene C4 synthase isoform X1, with translation MKDEVALLATVTLLGVLLQAYFSLQVISARRAFRVSPPLTTGPPEFERVYRAQVNCSEYFPLFLATLWVAGIFFHEGAAALCGLIYLFARLRYFQGYARSAHLRGGAFSRHRPADRRPQAGPAVRERARPLAAGGAGCPRPALPLPPGGAMRRAPRTAPDAAAVGLRPRPQESGKKSRSLQPTLGGALASAF, from the exons ATGAAAGACGAGGTGGCTCTTCTGGCCACCGTCACCCTCCTGGGAGTCCTGCTGCAAG CCTACTTCTCTCTGCAGGTGATCTCGGCGCGCAGGGCCTTCCGCGTGTCGCCGCCGCTCACCACCGGCCCTCCCGAGTTCGAGCGCGTCTACCGAGCCCA GGTGAACTGCAGCGAGTACTTCCCGCTGTTCCTCGCCACGCTTTGGGTCGCCGGCATCTTCTTTCACGAAG GGGCGGCGGCCCTGTGCGGCCTGATCTACCTGTTCGCGCGCCTCCGCTACTTCCAGGGCTACGCGCGCTCCGCGCACCTCAG AGGCGGGGCCTTCTCGCGCCACCGCCCGGCTGACCGCCGCCCGCAGGCTGGCCCCGCTGTACGTGAGCGCGCGCGCCCTCTGGCTGCTGGTGGCGCTGGCTGCCCTCGGCCTGCTCTCCCACTTCCTCCCGGCGGCGCTATGCGCCGCGCTCCTCGAACGGCTCCAGACGCTGCTGCCGTGGGCCTGAGACCAAGGCCGCAGGAGTCGGGGAAGAAGAGCCGGAGCCTCCAGCCAACCCTGGGAGGGGCGCTCGCCTCCGCTTTCTAG
- the LOC100894409 gene encoding LOW QUALITY PROTEIN: uncharacterized protein LOC100894409 (The sequence of the model RefSeq protein was modified relative to this genomic sequence to represent the inferred CDS: inserted 3 bases in 2 codons; deleted 3 bases in 2 codons; substituted 4 bases at 4 genomic stop codons), with translation MGLCNHSGLRTLAEPPGGGAHTLPAQLSEASQEAMAHKEESSNSGATMAALQEGTKCSEAGDELRQEDIQALEEIRARLTGGPGLAKTHGRQQAQTHGCVTGDQGACRSVCMVHTDTLGTAHWHQCQPLHGGLHPTLQAGPMRQNRGPAVRAEPEDAATIIPWHCISVSMHLEGILPXSLKKTVMPWSKAGARPEPXSLPWTSQRPXLGHIXFPGAGQXDQGRRDSGRARQALTLRLALGLGQQGRTRYKGRATWPDPHSTTSAACGLPQLLPVXSGQSGLCHFCPKPTANLPKPKEEGAIRHNWESLLGAVQVGQGGGWGLQVG, from the exons ATGGGGCTCTGCAATCACTCAGGGCTCAGGACCCTGGCAGAGCCCCCAGGAGGCGGTGCCCATACTCTGCCAGCTCAGCTCTCTGAAGCTTCCCAGGAAGCCATGGCCCACAAGGAAGAGAGTAGCAACTCAGGAGCAACCATGGCAGCTCTGCAGGAAGGGACCAAATGCTCAGAAGCGG GAGACGAACTCCGACAGGAGGACATTCAGGCCTTGGAGGAAATAAGAGCTCGGCTGACAGGAGGGCCTGGACTC GCAAAGACACATGGACGCCAACAAGCACAGACACATGGATGTGTGACAGGCGACCAAGGAGCATGCAGATCTGTATGTATggtgcacacagacacactggGCACAGCCCATTGGCACCAATGTCAACCTCTGCATGGTGGCCTGCATCCCACCCTTCAGGCAGGCCCCATGAGGCAGAACAGAGGGCCTGCTGTCAGGGCAG agccaGAGGATGCAGCCACCATCATTCCCTGGCACTgcatctctgtgtccatgcatctAGAAGGCATTCTTCCATAGAGCCTCAAGAAGACTGTCATGCCTTGGTCTAAAGCAGGGGCCCGGCCTGAGCCCTGATCCCTGCCCTGGACCTCACAGAGGCCCTAGCTGGGGCATATCTGATTTCCAGGGGCGGGCCA TGATCAGGGAAGGAGGGATTCTGGGAGAGCCAGGCAGGCTCTGACCCTCAGGCTGGCGCTGGGCTTGGGGCAGCAAGGAAGGACCAGGTACAAGGGCAGAGCCACGTGGCCAGACCCCCACAGCACAACCAGTGCC GCATGTGGGctcccccagctcctgcctg CCTCTGGTCAGTCTGGGCTTTGCCACTTCTGCCCAAAACCTACCGCAAACCTCCCCAAGCCAAAAGAGGAAGGGGCCATTAGGCACAACTGGGAAAGCTTGTTGGGGGCAGTCCAGGTGGGGCAAGGTGGTGGCTGGGGGCTCCAGGTGGGGTGA
- the LTC4S gene encoding leukotriene C4 synthase isoform X2, which translates to MKDEVALLATVTLLGVLLQAYFSLQVISARRAFRVSPPLTTGPPEFERVYRAQVNCSEYFPLFLATLWVAGIFFHEGLRALRAPQAGPAVRERARPLAAGGAGCPRPALPLPPGGAMRRAPRTAPDAAAVGLRPRPQESGKKSRSLQPTLGGALASAF; encoded by the exons ATGAAAGACGAGGTGGCTCTTCTGGCCACCGTCACCCTCCTGGGAGTCCTGCTGCAAG CCTACTTCTCTCTGCAGGTGATCTCGGCGCGCAGGGCCTTCCGCGTGTCGCCGCCGCTCACCACCGGCCCTCCCGAGTTCGAGCGCGTCTACCGAGCCCA GGTGAACTGCAGCGAGTACTTCCCGCTGTTCCTCGCCACGCTTTGGGTCGCCGGCATCTTCTTTCACGAAG GGCTACGCGCGCTCCGCGCACCTCAG GCTGGCCCCGCTGTACGTGAGCGCGCGCGCCCTCTGGCTGCTGGTGGCGCTGGCTGCCCTCGGCCTGCTCTCCCACTTCCTCCCGGCGGCGCTATGCGCCGCGCTCCTCGAACGGCTCCAGACGCTGCTGCCGTGGGCCTGAGACCAAGGCCGCAGGAGTCGGGGAAGAAGAGCCGGAGCCTCCAGCCAACCCTGGGAGGGGCGCTCGCCTCCGCTTTCTAG
- the LTC4S gene encoding leukotriene C4 synthase isoform X4, with product MKDEVALLATVTLLGVLLQGAAALCGLIYLFARLRYFQGYARSAHLRGGAFSRHRPADRRPQAGPAVRERARPLAAGGAGCPRPALPLPPGGAMRRAPRTAPDAAAVGLRPRPQESGKKSRSLQPTLGGALASAF from the exons ATGAAAGACGAGGTGGCTCTTCTGGCCACCGTCACCCTCCTGGGAGTCCTGCTGCAAG GGGCGGCGGCCCTGTGCGGCCTGATCTACCTGTTCGCGCGCCTCCGCTACTTCCAGGGCTACGCGCGCTCCGCGCACCTCAG AGGCGGGGCCTTCTCGCGCCACCGCCCGGCTGACCGCCGCCCGCAGGCTGGCCCCGCTGTACGTGAGCGCGCGCGCCCTCTGGCTGCTGGTGGCGCTGGCTGCCCTCGGCCTGCTCTCCCACTTCCTCCCGGCGGCGCTATGCGCCGCGCTCCTCGAACGGCTCCAGACGCTGCTGCCGTGGGCCTGAGACCAAGGCCGCAGGAGTCGGGGAAGAAGAGCCGGAGCCTCCAGCCAACCCTGGGAGGGGCGCTCGCCTCCGCTTTCTAG
- the LTC4S gene encoding leukotriene C4 synthase isoform X3, with protein sequence MKDEVALLATVTLLGVLLQAYFSLQVISARRAFRVSPPLTTGPPEFERVYRAQVNCSEYFPLFLATLWVAGIFFHEGAAALCGLIYLFARLRYFQGYARSAHLRLAPLYVSARALWLLVALAALGLLSHFLPAALCAALLERLQTLLPWA encoded by the exons ATGAAAGACGAGGTGGCTCTTCTGGCCACCGTCACCCTCCTGGGAGTCCTGCTGCAAG CCTACTTCTCTCTGCAGGTGATCTCGGCGCGCAGGGCCTTCCGCGTGTCGCCGCCGCTCACCACCGGCCCTCCCGAGTTCGAGCGCGTCTACCGAGCCCA GGTGAACTGCAGCGAGTACTTCCCGCTGTTCCTCGCCACGCTTTGGGTCGCCGGCATCTTCTTTCACGAAG GGGCGGCGGCCCTGTGCGGCCTGATCTACCTGTTCGCGCGCCTCCGCTACTTCCAGGGCTACGCGCGCTCCGCGCACCTCAG GCTGGCCCCGCTGTACGTGAGCGCGCGCGCCCTCTGGCTGCTGGTGGCGCTGGCTGCCCTCGGCCTGCTCTCCCACTTCCTCCCGGCGGCGCTATGCGCCGCGCTCCTCGAACGGCTCCAGACGCTGCTGCCGTGGGCCTGA